Proteins encoded by one window of Streptomyces sp. NBC_01477:
- a CDS encoding helix-turn-helix domain-containing protein: protein MADVQLVDDFWLKGLDPQGAADFGQRLRALGHLLIHQVGPALEAARADWLRHHAVTGAGAAGQQRQTPPRTAAKAAATGRVRTAPRILRQEPQAVTWAREKAGLTKRALARRLGISEQLMSEIESGWRSATPVNLARIADLLNCPVSALERKRADTPRDAKD, encoded by the coding sequence GTGGCTGATGTGCAACTGGTGGACGATTTCTGGCTCAAGGGCCTGGATCCCCAGGGGGCGGCGGACTTCGGACAGCGCTTGCGCGCCTTGGGCCATCTGCTCATTCACCAGGTGGGCCCCGCTCTGGAGGCGGCCCGCGCCGACTGGCTGCGCCACCACGCCGTGACCGGAGCGGGCGCAGCCGGTCAGCAGCGGCAGACTCCACCCCGAACGGCGGCGAAGGCCGCGGCCACCGGCCGGGTCCGCACGGCCCCCCGTATCCTGCGCCAGGAACCGCAGGCCGTCACCTGGGCCCGCGAGAAGGCGGGGCTGACCAAGCGGGCACTCGCCCGGCGGCTGGGGATCTCCGAGCAGCTCATGAGTGAGATCGAGTCGGGGTGGCGGAGCGCAACACCCGTGAATCTGGCCAGGATCGCTGACCTGCTGAACTGCCCCGTGTCGGCGTTGGAGCGAAAGCGCGCCGATACGCCACGCGACGCGAAGGACTGA
- a CDS encoding MFS transporter — protein MSQDLTAPTGQLPSPTRDMAPASAGRTLVAALLGFFLITLDASVVNVALPAIGDELNGGLSALQWVVDGYTLAFAALMLSTGALSDRIGAGRAYSGGVVVFAAASLACGAAPGLGVLIGARVLQGVAAAVVLPSSLALVRQAYPDAARRARAISLWAVGGSSAIALGPVVGGALTTAWSWRAIFFVNLPVAVLTLLLPGRGTERAVPRRVPLDLPGQLTAVLALAALTFAVIEGGGAGWAAAGVAAVSTAAFVVIESRQPHPVVPLGLFRNPVVTVSIAAGAALSVGFYGMFFVLGLFFQELRGQSALTAGLMFLPMTVLISSVNVVSGRITNRYGPRLPMIAGQLMMAAGLLLLLPVGTDTPAAALAAAMVPLGLGGALAVPPLTAATMGAVPADRAGLAAGVLNAGRQVAGGLSVALFGSLVADRSRFLTGMRESLLIAAALVSLTAIATALALRPRP, from the coding sequence ATGTCACAGGACCTCACCGCACCCACCGGGCAACTCCCGTCCCCCACAAGGGACATGGCCCCCGCGTCGGCCGGCCGCACCCTGGTCGCCGCGCTGCTCGGCTTCTTCCTCATCACCCTCGACGCGTCCGTGGTCAATGTGGCGCTGCCCGCGATCGGCGACGAGCTGAACGGCGGGCTGTCCGCGCTGCAATGGGTGGTGGACGGCTACACGCTGGCCTTCGCCGCCCTGATGCTGTCCACCGGTGCGCTGTCCGACCGGATCGGCGCCGGGCGGGCCTACAGCGGCGGCGTCGTGGTCTTCGCCGCCGCCTCGCTGGCCTGCGGCGCCGCGCCCGGCCTCGGCGTGCTGATCGGGGCGCGGGTGCTGCAAGGGGTGGCGGCGGCGGTCGTCCTGCCGTCGTCGCTGGCACTGGTCAGGCAGGCCTACCCCGACGCGGCCCGGCGCGCCCGGGCGATCTCGCTGTGGGCGGTGGGCGGTTCGTCGGCCATCGCGCTCGGCCCGGTCGTCGGCGGGGCGCTGACCACGGCGTGGAGCTGGCGGGCGATCTTCTTCGTGAACCTGCCCGTCGCGGTGCTGACACTGCTGCTGCCGGGCCGCGGCACCGAGCGGGCCGTACCGCGCCGGGTGCCGCTGGACCTCCCGGGCCAGCTCACCGCGGTCCTGGCGCTGGCCGCGCTGACCTTCGCGGTGATCGAGGGCGGCGGCGCGGGCTGGGCCGCGGCGGGGGTGGCGGCCGTCTCGACGGCCGCCTTCGTCGTGATCGAGTCCCGGCAGCCGCATCCGGTGGTGCCGCTCGGCCTCTTCCGCAATCCCGTCGTCACGGTGTCGATCGCGGCGGGCGCGGCGCTCAGCGTCGGCTTCTACGGGATGTTCTTCGTGCTCGGCCTGTTCTTCCAGGAGCTGCGCGGGCAGTCCGCGCTCACCGCGGGGCTGATGTTCCTGCCGATGACGGTGCTGATCTCCAGCGTCAATGTGGTCTCGGGCCGGATCACCAACCGGTACGGTCCGCGGCTGCCGATGATCGCGGGCCAGCTGATGATGGCGGCGGGACTGCTGCTCCTGCTGCCGGTCGGTACGGACACGCCGGCCGCGGCGCTGGCCGCCGCGATGGTCCCGCTCGGGCTGGGCGGGGCGCTGGCGGTACCGCCGCTGACCGCCGCGACGATGGGCGCGGTGCCCGCCGACCGGGCCGGCCTGGCGGCCGGCGTCCTCAACGCGGGCCGCCAGGTCGCCGGCGGCCTGAGCGTCGCGCTCTTCGGTTCGCTGGTCGCGGACCGGTCGCGTTTCCTGACGGGCATGCGGGAAAGCCTCCTGATCGCCGCGGCGCTCGTCTCTCTGACGGCCATAGCCACAGCCCTCGCCCTCCGCCCCCGCCCGTGA
- a CDS encoding GlxA family transcriptional regulator, translated as MPVAARRPHRVAVIGAQPVSMFNLAVPDMLFAKVEVDGRPGYEVELCTPEPGVVGTSGGADVVIRSGLEAVERADTVIVAGTGSSADPDPRVLAALRGAAAAGKRVASICSGAFLLAEAGLLDGRRATTYWTYTRAFADRYPAVDVQPDVLYVQDGQLLTSSGYAAGIDLCLHIIRTDYGAAVANSVARHALVAPVRPGGQAQFTETPLPAETGTSFAETRAWAMTRLDQPLTLTDLARHAAVSVRTLTRRFHAETGLSPLQWLLHQRLERARELLETTRLPVDQVARASGLGTADSLRQHLLRRVGLTPSDYRSAFSRLTAA; from the coding sequence ATGCCTGTCGCAGCCCGCCGTCCGCACCGCGTCGCGGTCATCGGGGCGCAGCCGGTGTCGATGTTCAACCTCGCCGTGCCCGACATGCTCTTCGCCAAGGTCGAGGTGGACGGCAGACCCGGTTACGAGGTGGAGCTGTGCACCCCCGAGCCCGGCGTGGTCGGCACCAGCGGCGGCGCCGACGTGGTGATCCGCAGCGGCCTGGAGGCCGTGGAGCGGGCCGACACGGTGATCGTGGCGGGCACCGGGTCGAGCGCGGACCCCGACCCGCGGGTCCTGGCGGCGCTGCGCGGGGCCGCGGCGGCCGGCAAGCGGGTCGCGTCGATCTGCTCCGGCGCCTTCCTGCTGGCCGAGGCGGGCCTGCTGGACGGCCGCCGGGCGACCACGTACTGGACGTACACCCGCGCGTTCGCCGACCGCTACCCGGCCGTGGACGTCCAGCCGGACGTCCTGTACGTGCAGGACGGCCAGTTGCTGACGTCGTCGGGCTACGCGGCGGGCATCGACCTGTGCCTGCACATCATCCGCACCGACTACGGCGCCGCCGTCGCCAACAGCGTGGCCCGGCACGCGCTCGTGGCGCCGGTACGGCCGGGCGGGCAGGCGCAGTTCACCGAGACGCCGCTGCCCGCGGAGACGGGGACGTCCTTCGCCGAGACCCGCGCCTGGGCGATGACCCGGCTCGACCAGCCGCTCACCCTCACCGACCTGGCCCGGCACGCGGCGGTCAGCGTGCGCACCCTCACCCGGCGCTTCCACGCCGAGACCGGGCTCAGCCCGCTCCAGTGGCTGCTGCACCAGCGCCTGGAGCGGGCCCGCGAACTGCTGGAGACCACCAGGCTGCCGGTCGACCAGGTCGCCAGGGCCAGCGGCCTGGGCACCGCGGACTCGCTGCGCCAGCACCTGCTGCGCCGGGTCGGCCTGACACCGAGCGACTACCGCAGCGCCTTCAGCCGGCTGACCGCCGCATGA
- a CDS encoding amidohydrolase family protein, with protein sequence MGDVLHIRGRILVGPDDVRDELWVVGGRVSYRRPAAEAVTVDGWALPGLVDAHCHVGLDAHGAVDRATAEKQALAEREAGALLLRDAGSPSDTRWTDDRDDLPRIIRAGRHIARTRRYIRNYAHEIEPGDLTAYVRQEARRGDGWVKLVGDWIDRDEGDLTACWPKDALAEAISAAHEEGARVTAHCFAEDSLADLVTAGIDCIEHATGLTGATVPLFAEHGVAIVPTLVNIATFPRLALAGEAKFPRWSDHLRRLHDRRYETVRDAHDAGIAVYAGTDAGGGLAHGLIAAEVGELVTAGLPVEAALSAATWGARDWLGRPGLTEGAPADLVVYGADPRADVRVLAAPRRIVLRGTVVG encoded by the coding sequence ATGGGCGACGTGCTGCACATCAGGGGCCGGATCCTGGTCGGACCGGACGACGTACGCGACGAACTGTGGGTGGTCGGCGGCCGGGTCAGCTACCGGCGGCCCGCCGCCGAGGCCGTCACCGTGGACGGCTGGGCGCTGCCGGGACTGGTCGACGCGCACTGCCACGTCGGCCTCGACGCGCACGGCGCCGTGGACCGGGCCACCGCCGAGAAGCAGGCGCTCGCCGAACGGGAAGCGGGCGCGCTGCTGCTGCGGGACGCCGGCTCGCCCAGCGACACCCGCTGGACCGACGACCGCGACGACCTGCCGCGGATCATCAGGGCGGGACGCCATATCGCCCGCACCCGCCGCTACATCCGCAACTACGCCCATGAGATCGAGCCGGGCGACCTGACCGCGTACGTACGCCAGGAGGCCAGGCGCGGCGACGGCTGGGTCAAGCTGGTCGGCGACTGGATCGACCGCGACGAGGGCGACCTGACCGCCTGCTGGCCCAAGGACGCGCTGGCGGAGGCGATTTCGGCCGCCCACGAGGAGGGCGCCCGGGTCACCGCGCACTGCTTCGCGGAGGACTCGCTCGCCGACCTGGTGACCGCGGGGATCGACTGTATCGAGCACGCCACCGGGCTCACCGGCGCCACGGTGCCGCTCTTCGCCGAGCACGGCGTCGCCATCGTGCCGACCCTGGTCAACATCGCCACCTTCCCGCGGCTCGCGCTCGCCGGCGAGGCCAAATTCCCGCGCTGGTCGGACCACTTGCGCCGGCTGCACGACCGCCGCTACGAAACGGTGCGCGACGCCCACGACGCCGGCATCGCGGTCTACGCCGGCACCGACGCCGGCGGCGGCCTCGCGCACGGCCTGATCGCCGCCGAGGTCGGGGAACTGGTCACCGCGGGACTCCCGGTCGAGGCGGCGCTGTCCGCGGCCACCTGGGGCGCCCGCGACTGGCTCGGCCGCCCCGGCCTGACCGAGGGCGCACCGGCCGACCTGGTCGTCTACGGCGCCGACCCGCGCGCGGACGTGCGCGTCCTGGCGGCGCCGCGCCGGATCGTGCTGCGCGGCACGGTGGTGGGCTGA
- a CDS encoding LAETG motif-containing sortase-dependent surface protein — protein MTQTTPTTGNLAETGAGFATRYLALGAAGLVAAGAAACLLTARRRRTGTAAEPRG, from the coding sequence CTGACCCAGACCACCCCCACCACCGGCAACCTCGCCGAGACCGGCGCCGGTTTTGCCACCCGCTACCTGGCGCTCGGCGCCGCGGGCCTGGTGGCCGCGGGGGCGGCGGCCTGCCTGCTGACCGCCCGCCGCCGCAGGACCGGGACTGCCGCGGAGCCGCGCGGCTGA
- a CDS encoding ABC transporter substrate-binding protein: MTDGLFAGRYQLAELLGAGGMARVHRAHDTRMGRTVAVKTLLPELAGDPDARRRFAREAQAAGALNHPGIVTVHDQDEIRDGDGVVPYLVMEYVRGGTLSQILRRETYFAPERAVRIACDILDALAHAHSRGTVHRDVKPANVMVTTEGVVKVADFGIARVLDADARLTTTGSAIGTPSYMSPEQINGAEVDARSDVYAVGCVLTELLTGRPPFTDGNPINLMYWHVHTTPPAPSARNPRVPRELDALVLTALAKDPAARHFDAGVFRDRLRSWLTGAGHAALLSGPAVPPADDRATRPLGAAADPRATFGAGAGPPAYPAARTPATPQTPPTPQPPATPHTPPAANPYGAPREATPPPAEHPAYAPKLHVPLPPPYQPSTPPPLNRPSGTGDFTPARRTRRRWIAAVSGLAVAAVAVSVTLAFAPFGGGKGDDAKPTTPPSNATIGQAAALKMHGGKVGAGYGGGLDGVVRPSGKTGGTLQLAASETEDGMLDPARSYSQPSWNLQRLYLRKLVDYAPMPGAAGRALMPDLATDTGRVSSDGYTWTFTLKPGLTYEDGTPITTQDIKYGIERTFDRSVFGTGPTYFVDLLDQGQNYPGPYKDTDPDKLGLHSVATPDKRTIVFTLAKPFADFRYVLALSMAAPVPPRSDTGGGKDFQGHPMSSGPYRVASYTAGSALHLTRNTHWNQATDPIHSALPDAVDVRIYGSQAAVEDALLSGSADLDLNAQTLSDTAESKLLNDPALKSRADLVYNGATRYLSLQTSIAPFNKLECRWAVQYAVDRSQIRAVVGGQYDGGDVATTMLPPTTDGYDPDAHPFGYTDGTPYPAQAKQQLAACGKPGGFSVTLAGPGNSPRLEEAMLAIQHSLAAVGIRVTILQVATSSYYATLNSPAKLKQAGWGMALTVWAADWPTGGGFLRTLVQPGNPNNYAGLDDVNVNNIVEKADTLTDPAAAAGQWKAADQAVMRDSTMVPLIYVRHLVYRGSRLTNAYEQQVFGGVDLTALGVQS, translated from the coding sequence ATGACGGACGGGCTTTTCGCGGGGCGTTACCAACTGGCCGAGCTGCTCGGCGCCGGAGGCATGGCCCGCGTCCACCGCGCCCACGACACCCGGATGGGCCGCACGGTCGCCGTCAAGACGCTGCTGCCCGAGCTGGCCGGCGACCCCGACGCCCGGCGCCGCTTCGCCCGTGAGGCCCAGGCGGCGGGCGCGCTCAACCACCCCGGCATCGTGACCGTCCACGACCAGGACGAGATCCGCGACGGCGACGGCGTGGTGCCGTACCTCGTCATGGAGTACGTACGCGGCGGGACGCTCTCCCAGATCCTGCGCCGGGAGACGTACTTCGCCCCCGAGCGGGCGGTACGGATCGCCTGCGACATCCTCGACGCGCTGGCCCACGCCCACAGCCGCGGCACCGTCCACCGCGATGTGAAGCCGGCCAACGTGATGGTCACCACCGAAGGCGTCGTCAAGGTCGCCGACTTCGGCATCGCCCGCGTCCTGGACGCCGACGCCCGGCTGACCACCACCGGGTCCGCGATCGGCACCCCCAGCTACATGTCGCCCGAGCAGATCAACGGCGCCGAGGTCGACGCCCGCAGCGACGTCTACGCGGTCGGCTGCGTGCTGACCGAACTGCTCACCGGCAGGCCGCCGTTCACCGACGGCAACCCGATCAACCTGATGTACTGGCACGTCCACACCACCCCGCCCGCGCCGTCCGCCCGCAACCCCCGGGTGCCGCGGGAGCTCGACGCTCTGGTGCTCACCGCGCTCGCCAAGGACCCGGCGGCCCGGCATTTCGACGCGGGAGTCTTCCGCGACCGGCTGCGCTCCTGGCTGACCGGGGCCGGGCACGCGGCACTGCTGTCGGGCCCCGCCGTGCCGCCCGCGGACGACCGCGCCACCCGGCCGCTGGGCGCCGCCGCCGACCCGCGGGCCACCTTCGGCGCGGGCGCCGGACCACCCGCGTACCCGGCGGCGCGGACCCCGGCCACCCCGCAGACCCCGCCCACGCCCCAGCCCCCGGCCACCCCGCACACGCCTCCCGCGGCGAACCCGTACGGAGCCCCGCGCGAGGCCACCCCGCCGCCCGCCGAGCACCCGGCGTACGCGCCCAAGCTGCACGTGCCGCTGCCGCCGCCGTACCAGCCGAGCACCCCGCCGCCGCTCAACCGCCCGAGCGGCACAGGGGACTTCACCCCGGCCCGGCGCACCAGGCGGCGCTGGATCGCGGCCGTTTCCGGCCTGGCCGTCGCCGCTGTCGCGGTGTCGGTGACGCTGGCCTTCGCGCCCTTCGGCGGCGGCAAGGGCGACGACGCGAAGCCGACCACCCCGCCGTCGAACGCGACGATCGGCCAGGCCGCCGCGCTGAAGATGCACGGCGGCAAGGTCGGCGCCGGCTACGGCGGGGGCCTCGACGGGGTGGTGCGCCCGTCCGGCAAGACCGGCGGCACCCTGCAACTCGCCGCGTCCGAGACCGAGGACGGCATGCTCGACCCGGCGCGCTCGTACTCCCAGCCGTCGTGGAACCTGCAACGCCTGTACCTGCGCAAGCTGGTGGACTACGCGCCGATGCCCGGGGCCGCGGGGCGGGCGCTGATGCCCGACCTCGCCACCGACACCGGCAGGGTCAGCTCCGACGGCTACACCTGGACCTTCACCCTCAAGCCGGGCCTCACCTACGAGGACGGCACCCCCATCACGACCCAGGACATCAAGTACGGCATCGAGCGGACCTTCGACCGGTCGGTCTTCGGCACCGGGCCCACCTACTTCGTGGACCTGCTCGACCAGGGCCAGAACTACCCGGGACCGTACAAGGACACCGACCCGGACAAGCTGGGCCTGCACTCGGTCGCCACGCCCGACAAGAGGACCATCGTCTTCACCCTCGCCAAGCCCTTCGCCGACTTCCGCTACGTGCTCGCGCTGTCCATGGCCGCGCCCGTACCGCCCAGGTCGGACACCGGCGGCGGCAAGGACTTCCAGGGCCACCCGATGAGCAGCGGCCCGTACAGGGTCGCGAGCTACACCGCGGGCAGCGCACTGCACCTGACCCGCAACACCCACTGGAACCAGGCCACCGACCCCATACACTCCGCGCTGCCCGACGCCGTGGACGTGCGGATCTACGGCAGCCAGGCGGCGGTCGAGGACGCCCTGCTGTCCGGCTCCGCCGACCTGGACCTCAACGCCCAGACACTGTCCGACACCGCCGAGTCCAAGCTGCTCAACGACCCGGCGCTGAAAAGCCGCGCCGACCTGGTCTACAACGGCGCCACCCGCTACCTGAGCCTCCAGACGAGCATCGCGCCCTTCAACAAGCTGGAATGCCGCTGGGCCGTGCAGTACGCCGTCGACCGCTCGCAGATACGGGCCGTGGTCGGCGGGCAGTACGACGGCGGCGACGTCGCGACCACGATGCTGCCGCCCACCACCGACGGCTACGACCCGGACGCCCACCCGTTCGGCTACACCGACGGCACGCCCTACCCGGCGCAGGCCAAGCAGCAGTTGGCGGCCTGCGGCAAACCGGGCGGCTTCAGCGTGACCCTCGCGGGACCCGGCAACTCACCGCGGCTGGAGGAGGCGATGCTGGCGATCCAGCACTCCCTGGCCGCGGTCGGCATCAGGGTCACGATCCTCCAGGTGGCCACCTCGTCCTACTACGCGACCCTGAACTCGCCCGCCAAGCTCAAGCAGGCCGGCTGGGGCATGGCCCTCACCGTCTGGGCCGCCGACTGGCCCACCGGCGGCGGCTTCCTGCGCACCCTGGTCCAGCCCGGCAACCCCAACAACTACGCGGGCCTGGACGACGTCAACGTCAACAACATCGTCGAGAAGGCCGACACCCTCACCGACCCCGCCGCGGCGGCCGGCCAGTGGAAGGCCGCCGACCAGGCCGTGATGCGCGACTCCACGATGGTGCCGCTGATCTACGTACGGCATCTGGTCTACCGCGGCAGCCGGCTCACCAACGCCTACGAGCAGCAGGTGTTCGGCGGAGTCGACCTCACCGCGCTGGGAGTCCAGTCGTAG
- the cobC gene encoding Rv2231c family pyridoxal phosphate-dependent protein CobC — protein MLTPTDRGEAGTAGYDLGHHGDAEVGEGLVDLAVNVRSGTPPAWLAERIAASLTGLAAYPDGRAARRAVALRHGRADEREVLLTAGAAEAFVLLARALRPRHAVVVHPQFTEPEAALRAAGHPVHRVLLSAGDGFRLDPAAVPRDADLVVLGNPTNPTSVLHPAALIRRLARPGRTLVVDEAFMDAVPGEPESLAAAGGVPGLLVLRSLTKTWGLAGLRIGYVLGGREQVAALERAQPLWAVSTPALAAARACVGADALAEAAGAAVEVAADRAYLLSRLRDFTALRVAGDAPAAPFVLLRLPDAGQVRERLRALGYAVRRADTFPGLGPDWLRVAVRDRRTTDGFVTALATATTGLPAR, from the coding sequence ATGCTCACACCCACTGACCGCGGCGAGGCCGGCACCGCCGGTTACGACCTGGGCCACCACGGTGACGCGGAGGTCGGCGAGGGCCTGGTGGACCTGGCCGTCAACGTCCGCAGCGGTACTCCGCCCGCGTGGCTGGCCGAGCGGATCGCCGCCTCGCTGACCGGACTCGCCGCCTACCCGGACGGGCGGGCCGCCCGGCGGGCCGTCGCGCTGCGGCACGGCCGGGCGGACGAGCGCGAGGTGCTGCTGACCGCGGGCGCGGCGGAGGCCTTCGTGCTGCTGGCCAGGGCGCTGCGGCCGCGGCACGCGGTGGTGGTGCACCCGCAGTTCACCGAGCCGGAGGCGGCGCTGCGGGCCGCGGGCCACCCGGTGCACCGGGTGCTGCTGTCGGCCGGCGACGGCTTCCGGCTCGACCCGGCCGCGGTGCCGCGGGACGCCGATCTGGTGGTGCTCGGCAATCCGACGAATCCGACGTCGGTGCTGCATCCCGCCGCCCTGATACGGCGGTTGGCGCGGCCGGGGCGGACGCTGGTGGTGGACGAGGCGTTCATGGACGCGGTGCCGGGCGAGCCGGAGTCGCTGGCGGCGGCGGGTGGGGTGCCGGGGCTGCTGGTGCTGCGCAGCCTCACCAAGACCTGGGGGCTGGCCGGGCTGCGGATCGGCTATGTGCTCGGCGGCCGGGAGCAGGTCGCGGCGCTGGAGCGCGCCCAGCCGCTGTGGGCGGTGTCGACGCCCGCGCTGGCCGCGGCCCGCGCCTGCGTGGGCGCGGACGCGCTCGCGGAGGCGGCCGGGGCGGCGGTCGAGGTGGCCGCCGACCGGGCGTATCTGCTGTCCCGGCTGCGGGACTTCACCGCGCTGCGGGTCGCGGGCGACGCGCCCGCGGCGCCCTTCGTGCTGCTGCGGCTGCCGGACGCGGGGCAGGTCAGGGAGCGGCTGCGGGCGCTGGGCTACGCGGTGCGCAGGGCCGACACCTTCCCGGGTCTCGGCCCCGACTGGCTGCGGGTGGCGGTGCGCGACCGGCGTACGACCGACGGTTTCGTCACCGCGCTGGCCACCGCTACGACTGGACTCCCAGCGCGGTGA
- a CDS encoding sirohydrochlorin chelatase, translating to MTPPALLLVGHGTRDEAGATAFRFFVAGLDAAHPGLPVGGGFIELSPPPLADSVAALVGAGVRDFAAVPLVLVSAGHAKGDIPAALAREKQRHPGTSYAYGRPLGPHPGLLAVLERRVDEALAGTDRADATVLLVGRGSTDPDANSEVFKAARLLWEGRGYAGVETAFVSLAEPSVPAGLERCRLLGARTVVVLPYFLFSGVLPDRVREQAAVWAAGRGGVDVRCADVIGPAAELAELVMERYREAVEGDLRMNCDTCVYRIRMPGFEDRVGLPQQPHHHPDDPSHPHGGHGHHHAHTH from the coding sequence GTGACGCCTCCCGCACTCCTCCTCGTCGGCCACGGCACCCGTGACGAAGCGGGCGCGACCGCCTTCCGCTTCTTCGTGGCGGGGCTGGACGCCGCCCACCCGGGGCTGCCGGTCGGCGGCGGCTTCATCGAGCTGTCGCCGCCGCCGCTGGCGGACTCGGTCGCGGCGCTGGTCGGCGCGGGGGTACGGGACTTCGCCGCCGTACCGCTGGTGCTGGTCTCCGCCGGGCACGCGAAGGGCGACATCCCGGCGGCGCTGGCCCGGGAGAAGCAGCGGCACCCGGGCACGTCGTACGCGTACGGGCGCCCGCTGGGGCCGCATCCGGGGCTGCTCGCGGTGCTGGAGCGGCGGGTCGACGAGGCGCTCGCGGGCACGGACCGGGCGGACGCGACGGTGCTGCTGGTCGGCCGCGGCTCGACCGACCCCGACGCGAATTCCGAGGTCTTCAAGGCGGCCAGGCTGCTGTGGGAGGGCCGCGGCTATGCCGGGGTGGAGACCGCTTTCGTGTCGCTGGCCGAGCCGTCGGTCCCGGCGGGCCTGGAACGCTGCCGCCTGCTGGGCGCCCGTACGGTCGTGGTGCTGCCGTACTTCCTCTTCAGCGGTGTGCTGCCGGACCGGGTACGGGAGCAGGCCGCGGTGTGGGCGGCCGGGCGCGGCGGTGTCGACGTGCGGTGCGCGGACGTGATCGGCCCGGCGGCGGAACTCGCGGAGCTGGTGATGGAGCGCTACCGCGAGGCGGTCGAGGGCGATCTGCGGATGAACTGCGACACGTGCGTCTACCGGATCCGGATGCCCGGCTTCGAGGACCGGGTGGGCCTGCCGCAGCAGCCGCACCACCACCCGGACGACCCGTCCCACCCGCACGGCGGCCACGGGCACCACCATGCTCACACCCACTGA